The DNA region CCCAGGTAGCCGCCGGGGACGACGCGGCCCACGAACGGACCGGACGTCCACACCCGCCAGCCGCCCGTGGCGTCGTCGCCCGAAGCGGACGCGGGATCGTCGGAGCCGCGGATCGCCGCGATCGGGCAGGAGAGCTGGGTCCTGACCGGTCCGCGGTAGGCGTTCAGCAGCTGGAGATCGCCGAGCAGCAGGTCCAGGGCGTACTCCCAGCTTTCGGGTGAATCGCGGTAGCCCGCGACGGGGGTGAGCCCCGTACGGCCGAACACGCGTCCCATCGCCGAGGCGCCCGCTTTGGCGTTCTTGTCGGGCGAACGCCGTTGCGGGGCGCACGCGTCGACGACGATCAGCGCGCGCGGGGAGACGCCCAGTCGTTGGGCCGTTTCCAAGGCGACGAAGGCGCCCATGCCGAAGCCGATCGTCACGGAACGGGAGAACCAGGCCGTCGGTATCGCGGCCGCCGAGTGCGCGGCGAGTTCTTCGACGGCGGACGCCGGTGGCTCGGCGAGCCTTTCGCCGTGCCCGGGGTATTCGACGCCGCAGACCTCCGCGCCGGCCGCGGCGGCGAGTGATCCGAATGCCCGGAGCGTGCCGCCCGCGGGCGGAAACAGCAGGTAGCCGCGGCCGCGACTGTCTGATGTGGACAGTAAAACGAGTGCGGCCGTCATGATCCGAAAGATACGCGCCATTAACCCGAATGGGGTAACGGTTCGGATTCGACCAAGATCAATTCACCCGCGAGGGGGAGCTCTTCGGGAAAAGATGCCCGGCCGTGTCGTATCTGGCACTTCCCGTTCGACGTCCTGATAAGAGCCGGAAGGAGAAAGCGATGAACACCACGACACTGGCCTCGACCACGCGGCTGAACCCGGTGAGCCGCACCCTGCCGGTTCTGCTGGCGATGGAGGACGACGCGGAGGACGTCGGCCGCCTGGCCCCGGACGACCGCCTGACCTGCCACGTGCACGGCCGCTGGATTCACCAATGCGTGGCTTCGCCGCTGCACGTCAACCCGATCACGCGGCACCGCTGGTGCCGATCGTGCGCGACCGCGTTGACCGTCTCCATCGACGAACTGTCCGGCGACGTCACGATGTACTGCCCTCGGTGCGGCCACGGCGAAAGCGCGGCCTCCGCCCGGCTGATCGCCGCGTGCCGGGCCAGCTTGGCGGCCGCACGCCGCCGCTTCGGTGCGCGCGCCGCCTAACCGGCCCACCCGAGGACACGCTCGATGATCAGGTCGCGATCCTGGGGGCGGAGATGGAGATAGTGACCGGCGTCCGGCAGGATCCCGACGTCGGCATGGGGGAGCAGGCTTTCGAGCCGGGTGGCGGCGGCGACCGGATCGTGCACGACGCTGCGCCCGCCGAACAGGGCGAGCGTGGGCACTTCGATGGACCGGAGCGCGTCCTCGCTCGGGCGGACCTGGAACGGCACCCGGACGCGATAGCACCGGATCCCGGCGAGAATGAGCCGCGCGGCGGGCTGGTCTAGGACGTCCTCGCCGGCGGTCCACGCCACGAACCGGCGCCACAGGCGGTCGTTGTCGAGTACCGCCACGGGCAAGCCATACCAGAACGCGCGCCGGGAGAACGGCGCCGAAACGGTGGTGGCGTCCAGCAACCCGATGGACGCGAGCCTTCCGGGCGCGTGGATCGCCTGGTTGACCGCGTGCCAGCCGCCGGTCGATCCGCCCACGAGACGCACCTCGGTCAGCCCCAGGTTCTCGAAGACGGCGTCGAGAGCGTTCGCCCGGTCACGGAGGTCTTCGAAAGGGACCTTGTGCACGCTTCGGCCGGCCTCGCCGAGGGTGTCGATCGCGTAGACCGCGTGCCGCTCCGCCAACGCGGGGATCAACGCCGCGAAACAGGCTGACGTGGCCATGAGCCCCGGCAGGAGGGCGATCGGAGTGCCGCCGTCGCCGTAGCGGTAGACCCGCGTGGTGCCGTGGTGTGTTTCGACGTCGAAGACCGCGTCCGGTTTCGGACACTCGGCCATGGCACGGTCATAGGCGGCGAAGTAGCGCTTCTCGGCCGCAGGATTCCTGAAACCCCCGATTTTCCGCATGAGCGGAACGCTAGGCGGAACCCCGGCTCCGGTCTTGAACGAAAGTAAGGTGGACTCATGGGCGGATGGGGGCTCGTGGTGCCGCGGCGGGACATCGTCCGAGCACCCGGCGAACGGGTTCTCGGGTGGCCCCGTCCCGCGCTGACCGCCCATGTGTCGAGCTACATCGCGCACGACCTTCCCGACGCGGGCGCGAACTCCTGGCGGATCACGCCGTTGTCCGTGCTCACCTGGGTGATCGACTTCGACGCACCGGACCGCGGTGCCGACGTTCCCGATTCGCCCGTGCTGGGCCTGCGGGACCGGCCGTTGCGCGTCGAACAGGCCGGGGCATCGCGCGGGGTCGTCGTCACCCTGACTCCGCTCGGTTCTTACGCGTTGTTCGGGATTCCGTTGCGGGAGCTGACGAATTCGGTGGTCGCGGCGTCCGATCTGCTGTCGGTCGGGCCGTTGACCGGACGGCTTGCCGAGGCGGCGGACTGGCCGGAGCGGTTCCGGCTGTTGGACGAATATCTGGCGGCGAGGCTTGCCCGCGGTCCCGCGCTGGCCGCCCCGGTCCGACACGCGTGGGATCGGCTCTCGGCGGGCCCGGTCCGTGTCGCCGCCTTGGCGGACGAGATCGGCTGGAGCAGGCAGCATCTCAACGCCCGGTTTCGCGAACAGATCGGGCTGAGCCCGCGCACGGCCGGACGGATCGCCCGGCTCAATCGAGTGCTGGCGCTGGTGGACCGGGCGACGTCCCGCTCGTGGGCCGAGGTCGCGTACCTGGGCGGCTACAGCGACCAGGCAC from Amycolatopsis sp. EV170708-02-1 includes:
- a CDS encoding thioesterase II family protein — translated: MTAALVLLSTSDSRGRGYLLFPPAGGTLRAFGSLAAAAGAEVCGVEYPGHGERLAEPPASAVEELAAHSAAAIPTAWFSRSVTIGFGMGAFVALETAQRLGVSPRALIVVDACAPQRRSPDKNAKAGASAMGRVFGRTGLTPVAGYRDSPESWEYALDLLLGDLQLLNAYRGPVRTQLSCPIAAIRGSDDPASASGDDATGGWRVWTSGPFVGRVVPGGYLGVLESGREDAFWARIHRLEAAFMTAEPEVA
- a CDS encoding alpha/beta fold hydrolase, with protein sequence MRKIGGFRNPAAEKRYFAAYDRAMAECPKPDAVFDVETHHGTTRVYRYGDGGTPIALLPGLMATSACFAALIPALAERHAVYAIDTLGEAGRSVHKVPFEDLRDRANALDAVFENLGLTEVRLVGGSTGGWHAVNQAIHAPGRLASIGLLDATTVSAPFSRRAFWYGLPVAVLDNDRLWRRFVAWTAGEDVLDQPAARLILAGIRCYRVRVPFQVRPSEDALRSIEVPTLALFGGRSVVHDPVAAATRLESLLPHADVGILPDAGHYLHLRPQDRDLIIERVLGWAG
- a CDS encoding helix-turn-helix domain-containing protein; amino-acid sequence: MGGWGLVVPRRDIVRAPGERVLGWPRPALTAHVSSYIAHDLPDAGANSWRITPLSVLTWVIDFDAPDRGADVPDSPVLGLRDRPLRVEQAGASRGVVVTLTPLGSYALFGIPLRELTNSVVAASDLLSVGPLTGRLAEAADWPERFRLLDEYLAARLARGPALAAPVRHAWDRLSAGPVRVAALADEIGWSRQHLNARFREQIGLSPRTAGRIARLNRVLALVDRATSRSWAEVAYLGGYSDQAHLVREFRALTGYSPTEAGKPAGLVVPPCASALS